GGGCCAACTCACGCGGCAGGAAGAGCGGGCTACCGGCTTTCCGTGGTCGGCGGCGCTGTTCGAACGCGAAGTCACCATCCTGGGCGGCACCATCGAGGGCGCCCGCCGGGCCCTGAAAACGGGCGTGGCGCTCAACATTGCGGGCGGCACTCACCACGCCTTCCGGGCGAGGGGCGAAGGGTTTTGCCTGCTCAACGACCAGGCCGCCGCTGCCGCCTGGCTGCTGGCCCACGAGCCCACGGTGCAGAAAATCCTCATCGTCGACCTCGACGTGCACCAGGGCAACGGCACGGCGGCCATCTTCCAGCACGAGCCCCGGGTATTCACGTTTTCGATGCACGGCGGCCGCAACTACCCCGCCCGCAAGGAAGCCTCCGACCTCGACCTGCCGCTGCCCGACGGCACCGACGACGCTACCTACCTCCGGCTATTGGCCAATACCCTCCCACGCCTGCTCGACGAGGTGCGGCCCGATTTCGTGTTCTACCTCGCCGGCGTCGATGTGCTGGCCACCGACAAGCTGGGCCATCTCGGCCTCAGCCGCGCGGGCTGCCGCCAGCGCGACGAACTGGTACTCGGCCTCTGCCACCGGCACCGGCTGCCCGTGGTGGTGTGCATGGGCGGCGGCTATTCCGAGCGCATCGCCGACATCGTGGAAGCCCA
This DNA window, taken from Hymenobacter sp. 5317J-9, encodes the following:
- a CDS encoding histone deacetylase, with translation MLPIAFAPTYAHPLPSGHRFPMLKYELLPEQLLHEGTATEADFFTPQPPPDADVLRVHDADYYQRLRRGQLTRQEERATGFPWSAALFEREVTILGGTIEGARRALKTGVALNIAGGTHHAFRARGEGFCLLNDQAAAAAWLLAHEPTVQKILIVDLDVHQGNGTAAIFQHEPRVFTFSMHGGRNYPARKEASDLDLPLPDGTDDATYLRLLANTLPRLLDEVRPDFVFYLAGVDVLATDKLGHLGLSRAGCRQRDELVLGLCHRHRLPVVVCMGGGYSERIADIVEAHANTFRVAAGLWA